A genome region from Chengkuizengella sp. SCS-71B includes the following:
- a CDS encoding GNAT family N-acetyltransferase: protein MISIKRLSDCSFQDAVTAWNKGFKGYYIDAQVTMDSFLNRFVSEGLSTDLSILAFKNDEPIGLVLNGIRDIGRMRVAWNGGTCVAPELRGAGIGKLMMTETFSMYRENGVGIATLEAIKDNEKAIKLYQKLGYDIKDQLLIFGSSESSQLKPFNGDFSEYEIVKVNPSEVQHIPFYNNRLPWQTQWQSVKSGEGLLVIDKLGKSIGYSLYKQNYDNNGSHISTILYQCEVLQDRNDKQDIVAYLLSHCFSPLDQKCKRMIMNLSHTNQVVISLLNESGFEKTIEQVYMEKLFKRPGFSP, encoded by the coding sequence ATGATTTCGATAAAACGTTTATCAGATTGTTCTTTTCAAGATGCGGTAACTGCTTGGAATAAAGGATTTAAGGGGTATTACATAGATGCTCAAGTGACAATGGATTCTTTTTTAAACCGATTTGTATCAGAAGGGTTATCGACCGACTTATCGATTTTAGCATTTAAAAATGATGAACCTATAGGACTTGTATTAAATGGTATTCGAGATATTGGTAGAATGAGAGTTGCTTGGAATGGTGGGACTTGTGTAGCACCTGAATTGAGGGGTGCAGGGATAGGTAAATTAATGATGACTGAAACATTCTCCATGTATAGAGAAAACGGGGTAGGTATCGCTACATTAGAAGCTATTAAGGACAATGAAAAGGCAATCAAGTTGTATCAGAAACTAGGTTATGACATAAAAGATCAACTTTTGATATTTGGGAGTAGTGAGTCTTCTCAGCTTAAGCCATTCAACGGCGATTTTTCAGAATATGAAATTGTAAAGGTAAACCCTAGTGAAGTTCAGCATATTCCATTTTATAATAATAGGTTGCCATGGCAAACACAGTGGCAAAGTGTAAAATCAGGGGAAGGATTGCTCGTTATAGATAAATTAGGAAAAAGTATTGGGTACTCATTGTATAAACAGAATTATGATAACAACGGTTCTCATATTTCCACAATACTCTATCAATGTGAAGTTTTACAAGATCGAAATGACAAGCAGGACATTGTTGCTTATTTATTGTCTCATTGTTTCTCTCCGTTAGATCAAAAATGTAAGCGAATGATCATGAATTTATCTCATACAAATCAAGTTGTCATCTCTTTACTGAATGAAAGTGGATTTGAAAAGACTATAGAGCAAGTATATATGGAAAAACTTTTTAAAAGACCCGGATTCTCCCCATAA
- a CDS encoding PhzF family phenazine biosynthesis protein, translating into MTTQVYILSAFTHNSNGGNEAGVVLDTDQLEEREMELIARKLGFSETAFIFSSTSTDFKIRYFTPKEEVDICGHATVAAFSLMKQKGLIDAGNFKIKTKAGILNVEVYPDGKVFLEQNKPSFLNVLSAQEITNSLCIKKEDLIPHLPIQIVSTGLKDIIVPVNNLQVLQEMKPNMDEITNISEKYGVTGFHVFTLETIHILSTAHSRNFAPLYNIPEESATGTSNAALVCYLTKYNRLMGRQDKQTFSMEQGYTMQKPSEIIIHISNLQGEISSVKIGGYGSDFKMELLEL; encoded by the coding sequence ATGACAACACAAGTGTATATTTTAAGTGCTTTTACTCATAACTCAAATGGAGGTAATGAAGCAGGAGTAGTTCTAGATACTGATCAACTTGAAGAGCGTGAGATGGAATTGATTGCTAGGAAATTAGGGTTCTCAGAAACAGCATTTATTTTTTCTTCGACTTCTACAGATTTTAAAATTAGATATTTTACTCCAAAAGAGGAAGTAGATATTTGTGGTCACGCAACGGTCGCTGCTTTTTCATTAATGAAACAAAAAGGGTTAATTGATGCTGGAAATTTTAAGATAAAAACGAAAGCAGGCATTTTAAATGTAGAAGTGTATCCAGATGGAAAAGTGTTTTTAGAACAAAATAAACCTTCTTTTTTAAATGTATTATCAGCCCAAGAGATTACAAATTCACTTTGTATAAAGAAAGAAGACCTCATTCCACATCTTCCTATTCAAATTGTTTCTACAGGTCTAAAAGATATTATAGTTCCTGTAAATAATCTTCAAGTTTTACAAGAAATGAAACCTAATATGGACGAGATAACTAATATAAGTGAAAAGTATGGTGTAACTGGATTTCATGTTTTTACATTAGAGACAATTCATATTTTGTCAACGGCGCATAGTAGAAATTTTGCACCTTTATACAATATTCCAGAAGAAAGTGCAACAGGTACTTCAAATGCTGCATTAGTTTGTTATTTAACTAAATATAACAGATTGATGGGAAGGCAAGATAAACAAACATTTTCTATGGAACAAGGTTATACGATGCAAAAACCATCAGAAATCATAATACATATTTCTAATCTACAGGGTGAGATCAGCTCAGTGAAAATAGGAGGCTATGGCTCTGACTTTAAAATGGAATTATTGGAATTATAG
- a CDS encoding MerR family transcriptional regulator has product MKIGELSKLTGVSIRSLRYYEQKGLITPTRLDNGYREYHTFTVDEVKTIQFYLSLGLSTEQISNFLHCVLKNKETFCKEVLPIYKEKLEEIDNQIKILTNIKSNLEERIRSFNLVIPRLFLLNLE; this is encoded by the coding sequence ATGAAGATTGGTGAATTATCTAAATTAACTGGGGTAAGTATTCGATCATTACGTTATTATGAACAAAAAGGGCTCATTACACCCACTAGATTAGATAATGGTTATCGAGAATATCACACGTTTACTGTTGACGAAGTCAAAACGATTCAGTTCTATTTAAGTCTCGGTTTATCCACAGAACAAATCTCAAATTTTTTACATTGTGTTTTGAAAAATAAAGAGACATTTTGTAAAGAAGTACTTCCAATTTACAAAGAAAAACTTGAAGAAATAGATAATCAAATCAAAATATTAACAAATATTAAATCAAATTTAGAAGAACGAATACGATCATTTAATTTAGTGATTCCCCGTCTATTTCTGCTGAATTTGGAGTGA
- a CDS encoding aminoglycoside phosphotransferase family protein: protein MKENWERSYELISLNENEVTEMIKPFLNGKVIKEVETLSGGLNNSNLKITTNLNETYVLRLYARVDLKAKVEKKIYERLADELPVPKVLYADFSCEKYQTPFMIINWIQGIQLKELMVNYGSANSIEKIGREIGKYLAKLHSYQFEKGGFFDENLNISEMFEINSESFLKFINESTIEGNAKKWLGDKFTNDIWNFANEFSYLMDNIGHQTSLIHSDFNPLNILVDMNQEVSNISAILDWEYSFSGTPLVDVGNMLRYENTSSLFSNSFILAYKESGGVLPDDWLRKAKLLELIGLSDLLNKKECNPNRIKDIKRLIQSTMNQWNSYTY from the coding sequence TTGAAAGAGAATTGGGAACGTTCATATGAACTTATTTCATTAAATGAAAATGAAGTAACAGAAATGATTAAACCATTTTTAAATGGAAAAGTAATAAAAGAAGTAGAAACATTAAGTGGCGGATTAAACAATTCAAATCTAAAAATCACAACCAATTTGAATGAAACTTATGTATTACGTTTGTATGCTCGTGTCGATCTAAAAGCAAAAGTGGAAAAAAAGATTTATGAACGTTTAGCAGATGAACTTCCTGTTCCAAAAGTATTATATGCAGATTTTTCATGTGAGAAATATCAAACTCCATTTATGATCATCAATTGGATTCAAGGCATTCAATTAAAGGAATTAATGGTTAACTATGGAAGTGCAAATTCAATTGAGAAAATTGGAAGAGAAATAGGGAAATACTTAGCGAAGTTGCATAGTTACCAGTTTGAAAAAGGTGGTTTTTTTGATGAAAATTTAAATATAAGTGAGATGTTTGAAATCAATTCAGAGTCCTTTTTGAAATTTATTAATGAAAGTACCATTGAAGGTAATGCAAAAAAGTGGTTGGGTGATAAATTTACTAATGATATTTGGAACTTTGCAAATGAATTTTCATATTTAATGGATAATATTGGACATCAAACTTCATTAATTCATTCTGATTTTAATCCTTTAAATATACTGGTAGATATGAATCAAGAAGTATCAAATATATCAGCCATATTAGATTGGGAATATTCTTTTAGTGGCACGCCTTTAGTAGATGTAGGGAATATGTTGCGATATGAAAATACCTCTAGTTTGTTTTCGAATTCTTTTATATTAGCATATAAAGAGAGTGGAGGTGTATTACCTGACGATTGGTTAAGAAAGGCTAAACTATTAGAACTCATTGGATTAAGCGATTTGTTAAATAAAAAAGAGTGCAATCCCAATAGAATTAAAGATATAAAACGTTTAATTCAATCAACGATGAATCAGTGGAATAGCTATACATATTAA
- a CDS encoding response regulator transcription factor: MKTILVVEDEIAISRVLTVYIRKANYQVELAYDAMEAIEQFEKVKPDLVLLDVMLPNGSGWDILRKIRTNSTCPVIMLTALGQIENRLSGLDQGADDYIVKPFDPDEVIARIKAVLRRPNKIMESGEEFRFGSLVVDLEAHSVTLHNDYIEMNPRDLSLLIFFVQHPNQTFSREQLLDLVWGMDYDGSDRAVDLSIKRIRKSLIDWPATEGEIKTLRGVGYQFSVKE; encoded by the coding sequence ATGAAAACGATTCTAGTTGTAGAAGATGAAATTGCTATTTCTCGTGTACTGACGGTTTATATTCGTAAAGCAAATTATCAAGTTGAACTTGCATACGATGCAATGGAAGCAATAGAACAATTTGAAAAAGTCAAACCTGATTTAGTTTTATTAGATGTGATGCTCCCAAATGGAAGCGGATGGGATATTTTAAGAAAAATTAGAACAAATAGTACTTGTCCTGTTATCATGTTAACTGCATTAGGTCAAATTGAAAATCGATTATCAGGCTTAGATCAGGGTGCAGATGATTATATCGTAAAACCTTTTGATCCTGATGAAGTGATTGCAAGAATCAAAGCTGTGCTTAGAAGACCTAATAAAATAATGGAATCGGGAGAGGAATTTCGTTTTGGAAGTTTAGTTGTTGATTTAGAAGCTCATTCCGTAACATTACATAATGATTATATTGAAATGAATCCAAGAGACTTATCTTTACTTATTTTTTTTGTACAGCATCCAAACCAGACCTTTTCAAGGGAACAATTACTTGATCTAGTATGGGGAATGGATTATGATGGCAGTGATAGAGCTGTGGATCTTTCTATAAAACGAATACGAAAGTCTCTTATAGATTGGCCTGCAACTGAAGGAGAAATTAAAACATTAAGAGGAGTGGGGTATCAATTTAGTGTCAAAGAATAG
- a CDS encoding HAMP domain-containing sensor histidine kinase: MEKLKRSNSINNVGFLQIYHSSGKLLYQTGSMIKGLKGSRVRVMNFKEVEKQTTEKIQLKLFTGDLYHIVTPIISGEQITGYVSMIIPENSLLGDKSNFQFSVLIISFISLSVTGWIIIYWLLKKLTNPIRLIADAAVQIREGNYEIQLNKNFKEKELNELNQSFEDMAARLKNLETLRTELLAGVTHEIKTPVTSISGLVQAVKDKVVTKEEEEEFLHLALQESNRLQLMVEDLLDFNSYAAGVIHLDIQKVNLSSVVQAVAKQWKVMDEKVSMTLSLPEQDIFAVGDPLRIKQVLFNLLKNSQAAMKEEKKVVLKVYPYDIQFVAIDVTDSGSGIPIEEQANIFERFFRGSEKKDTVRGLGLGLSLSKILANAQQGDLILKESSKKGTTLTLLLPKTA; encoded by the coding sequence ATGGAGAAGCTCAAACGTTCAAACTCAATAAATAATGTAGGTTTTCTTCAAATTTATCACTCATCTGGGAAGTTATTATATCAAACAGGAAGTATGATCAAAGGGCTAAAAGGTTCTAGAGTACGTGTAATGAACTTCAAGGAAGTAGAGAAACAAACGACTGAAAAAATACAGTTAAAACTTTTTACAGGGGACTTATATCATATTGTGACCCCCATCATTAGCGGAGAACAAATTACTGGTTATGTAAGTATGATTATTCCTGAAAATAGCCTTTTAGGAGATAAATCAAATTTTCAATTTAGTGTTCTTATTATCAGTTTTATTAGTTTAAGTGTGACTGGCTGGATTATTATTTATTGGTTATTAAAAAAACTAACAAATCCAATTCGTTTGATTGCAGATGCTGCAGTACAAATTCGAGAAGGAAACTATGAAATTCAGTTAAACAAAAACTTTAAAGAAAAAGAATTAAATGAACTTAATCAGTCCTTTGAAGATATGGCAGCTCGTTTAAAGAACCTTGAAACATTAAGAACAGAATTACTAGCGGGAGTAACGCACGAAATTAAAACACCTGTGACCTCTATTTCAGGTTTAGTTCAAGCTGTTAAAGATAAGGTAGTTACCAAGGAAGAGGAAGAAGAATTTCTTCATCTAGCCCTGCAAGAATCCAATCGACTTCAATTAATGGTAGAGGACTTATTAGATTTTAATTCTTATGCGGCGGGTGTCATTCACTTAGATATTCAAAAAGTGAATTTGAGTTCAGTTGTTCAAGCTGTTGCAAAGCAGTGGAAAGTGATGGATGAAAAGGTTTCAATGACTTTATCTTTACCTGAACAAGATATTTTTGCTGTGGGCGATCCATTAAGAATCAAACAGGTACTTTTTAACTTATTGAAAAACAGTCAGGCTGCCATGAAGGAAGAAAAGAAGGTTGTTTTAAAAGTTTATCCATACGATATCCAATTTGTTGCCATAGATGTTACAGACTCAGGATCAGGCATTCCAATTGAAGAACAAGCTAATATTTTTGAAAGATTTTTTAGAGGTTCTGAGAAAAAAGATACGGTTCGGGGTTTGGGGTTAGGTTTATCTTTAAGTAAAATATTAGCGAACGCACAACAAGGGGACCTGATTTTAAAAGAATCTTCAAAAAAAGGTACGACGTTAACATTGCTGCTGCCAAAAACAGCTTAA
- the msrA gene encoding peptide-methionine (S)-S-oxide reductase MsrA translates to MEKATFGAGCFWGVEATFQKIKGVSKTEVGYLGGTKGNPTYQEVCTGDTGHAEVVQLEFDPNIVSYEALLEVFWENHNPTTLNRQGPDIGTQYRSAIFYHSEEQKETADQSKQEKQNSGKYKKEIVTEITPASTFYKAEEYHQKYLEKKGLDSCQF, encoded by the coding sequence TTGGAAAAAGCAACATTTGGTGCAGGTTGTTTCTGGGGAGTAGAAGCAACTTTTCAAAAAATAAAAGGTGTATCAAAAACTGAAGTAGGATATTTAGGGGGAACAAAAGGAAACCCTACCTATCAGGAAGTATGCACAGGGGATACTGGACACGCTGAGGTTGTACAATTGGAATTTGATCCAAACATTGTATCCTATGAAGCTTTATTAGAAGTATTTTGGGAAAATCACAATCCAACTACATTGAACAGACAAGGACCTGACATTGGCACACAGTATCGTTCGGCAATTTTTTATCATTCAGAAGAGCAGAAAGAAACTGCAGATCAATCCAAACAAGAAAAGCAGAACAGTGGAAAATACAAAAAAGAAATTGTAACAGAGATTACACCTGCCTCCACTTTTTATAAAGCAGAGGAATATCATCAAAAGTACTTAGAGAAAAAAGGCTTGGACAGTTGTCAATTTTAA
- a CDS encoding YbjQ family protein, with protein MIVTTTNTLQNKEVESYLGIVVGETIMGANIVRDFLAGITDIVGGRSGTYENKLSEGREIALEEMKQKASRLGANAVIGVDLDFETLRDGMMMVVASGTAVKIKE; from the coding sequence ATGATTGTTACAACAACAAATACACTGCAGAATAAAGAAGTTGAATCCTATTTAGGTATTGTCGTAGGTGAAACGATCATGGGGGCAAATATTGTACGTGACTTCCTAGCTGGGATTACCGATATTGTCGGTGGTCGTAGTGGAACATATGAAAATAAACTTTCAGAGGGGCGTGAAATTGCTCTGGAGGAGATGAAACAAAAAGCAAGCAGACTAGGGGCAAATGCTGTCATTGGAGTCGACCTTGATTTTGAAACATTACGTGATGGAATGATGATGGTTGTGGCTTCTGGAACTGCAGTAAAAATAAAAGAATAA
- a CDS encoding MFS transporter, which yields MSKVFSIFKNGNYTKLFLANLTSQMGTVIGLTAFMFYLLDRFSNQPSYATFNEMMYSLPTLFVFWIIGVLADRMDRQKIAVYTDWIRAVLSICFLVSVWIGWIPLIFFIIFLRSAVQKFFFPAEQAIVQGILKENEYTTAAGLNQMVHSLFMLFGSALGAITYWTVGIEGAIIVDTISFVISALLLHACKIPESVRLPNGKNKLRDLQFATVFKDFKDGMQYIFKHRLLFSLIIGFIVFGVVNGGFAVIPIFILKYKLAPDTYEQMSVILGIVFGIAVLIGSITASMIAQKVKLYKLIIWGLLVCGSFIILSSYTDSILIFFSLSFVVGLSLPFINVAIGGWLPKIVDPKMMGRVQGWLDPLMMLAQTITLGVIAATFPTIMNLRGLFWLVGGCTVMVGIFYAIVLPRFEKKKTTITTSEQNIQEPSVM from the coding sequence ATGTCAAAAGTATTTTCTATTTTTAAAAATGGTAACTATACTAAATTGTTTCTAGCCAATTTAACTTCACAAATGGGTACAGTAATTGGATTAACTGCTTTTATGTTTTACTTATTAGATCGCTTTTCCAACCAACCTTCATATGCCACATTTAATGAAATGATGTATTCTTTACCCACTTTGTTTGTGTTTTGGATTATTGGTGTTTTAGCAGATCGAATGGATCGACAAAAAATCGCGGTATATACGGACTGGATTCGAGCTGTATTATCTATTTGTTTTCTTGTATCTGTTTGGATTGGTTGGATTCCACTCATTTTTTTCATCATCTTTTTAAGAAGTGCAGTTCAGAAATTTTTCTTTCCTGCTGAACAAGCCATTGTCCAAGGTATTTTGAAAGAAAATGAATATACCACTGCGGCAGGATTAAATCAAATGGTACACAGCTTGTTTATGTTATTTGGCAGTGCTTTAGGGGCAATTACATATTGGACTGTAGGTATTGAGGGTGCCATTATTGTTGATACTATTTCTTTTGTAATCAGTGCTCTTCTTTTACATGCTTGTAAAATACCTGAAAGTGTTCGTTTGCCAAATGGAAAAAATAAGCTAAGGGATCTTCAGTTTGCAACTGTTTTTAAAGATTTTAAAGATGGCATGCAATATATTTTTAAACATAGATTACTGTTTTCTTTGATTATTGGATTTATTGTTTTTGGAGTAGTGAATGGAGGATTTGCTGTTATCCCCATATTTATTCTTAAATATAAATTAGCACCTGATACATATGAGCAAATGTCCGTTATTTTAGGAATTGTATTCGGTATTGCTGTATTGATTGGTAGTATTACCGCTTCCATGATTGCTCAAAAAGTAAAACTATATAAACTTATCATTTGGGGTCTGCTCGTATGTGGTTCATTTATTATTTTATCATCATATACGGATTCAATTCTCATATTTTTCTCTCTATCATTTGTTGTTGGCTTGAGTCTACCATTTATTAATGTAGCCATTGGAGGCTGGCTTCCAAAAATTGTTGATCCAAAAATGATGGGTCGTGTTCAAGGATGGCTTGACCCTTTAATGATGTTAGCTCAAACCATAACTCTTGGTGTTATAGCTGCTACCTTCCCAACAATAATGAATCTTAGGGGATTATTTTGGCTCGTTGGGGGTTGTACAGTTATGGTTGGAATCTTCTACGCTATTGTTTTGCCAAGATTTGAAAAGAAGAAAACAACGATTACAACATCTGAACAAAACATACAGGAGCCAAGTGTGATGTAA
- the cls gene encoding cardiolipin synthase: MELNNISTIIVSLITIINIMLAGLVIFIERRNIASTWAWLMIFLFIPILGFLCYLFFGRQVKKKNFYHLSSEEESYLKSAVDEQVQKLKYSNEFNKNDLMNKQNKLLLMNLKSATALISTDNEIEIFNDGQDKFAALFKDIKAAKEEINIQYYIIQPDSLGLKLRDELIKKAKEGIKVRVLYDEIGSRKIKSSFFKELVSNGGEVEVFFPSFLKLINFRINNRNHRKLCIIDGKAAYIGGFNIGDEYLGKNKKFGYWRDTHLKMKGEAVDHIQGRFILDWYQAKRQYNHHIEQFMFQRKKHTGNSPVQIVDSGPHSETEHLKYMYIKLIMSAKKSIYIQTPYFIPDASFMDACKMALLTGVDLRIMIPSKPDHPFVYWATLLHVGELLKYGAKILLYENGFLHAKTIVVDHEVSSVGTTNIDMRSFKLNFEVNAIIYDEKVAEKLNGMFIQDSIHSSELTIEKYNQRSLIIKFKEGISRLLSPIL; this comes from the coding sequence ATGGAACTTAATAATATCAGCACAATTATTGTATCATTGATTACTATCATAAATATAATGCTTGCTGGACTTGTTATTTTTATTGAAAGAAGGAATATTGCTTCAACTTGGGCTTGGTTAATGATATTTTTGTTTATCCCCATTTTAGGTTTTTTATGTTATTTGTTTTTTGGTCGACAAGTAAAGAAAAAGAATTTTTACCACTTATCTTCCGAAGAAGAAAGTTATCTTAAATCAGCAGTAGATGAACAAGTACAAAAGTTAAAATATAGCAATGAATTTAATAAAAATGATTTAATGAACAAACAAAATAAATTGCTTTTAATGAATTTAAAGTCAGCGACTGCACTAATCTCAACAGACAATGAAATTGAAATTTTTAATGATGGTCAAGATAAATTTGCTGCATTGTTTAAAGATATAAAAGCTGCTAAAGAAGAAATCAATATTCAATATTACATCATCCAACCAGACTCCCTAGGATTGAAACTTCGAGATGAGCTTATTAAAAAGGCTAAGGAAGGTATAAAAGTTCGTGTTTTGTACGATGAAATTGGTTCAAGGAAAATCAAATCTTCCTTTTTTAAAGAACTTGTTTCGAATGGGGGAGAGGTTGAAGTGTTTTTTCCTTCTTTTTTAAAATTAATTAATTTTCGAATTAACAATAGGAATCACCGTAAGCTGTGTATTATTGATGGTAAAGCAGCCTATATTGGTGGCTTTAATATCGGAGACGAGTACCTAGGAAAGAATAAAAAGTTTGGCTATTGGAGAGACACTCATTTAAAAATGAAAGGTGAAGCTGTAGATCATATTCAAGGAAGATTTATTTTAGATTGGTATCAAGCAAAGAGACAGTATAATCATCATATTGAACAGTTTATGTTCCAAAGAAAGAAACATACAGGAAATAGTCCAGTTCAAATTGTGGATAGTGGACCTCACTCTGAAACCGAACATCTTAAATATATGTATATTAAGTTAATCATGTCAGCAAAAAAAAGCATATATATTCAGACCCCATATTTTATTCCAGATGCAAGTTTTATGGATGCATGTAAAATGGCATTATTAACAGGAGTTGATCTTCGTATCATGATTCCTAGTAAACCAGATCATCCATTTGTATATTGGGCTACATTGTTACATGTTGGAGAATTATTAAAGTATGGAGCTAAAATATTACTATACGAAAATGGATTTCTTCATGCTAAAACAATTGTAGTCGATCATGAAGTTTCTTCTGTGGGAACTACAAATATTGACATGCGCAGCTTCAAATTAAATTTTGAAGTGAATGCGATTATTTATGATGAAAAAGTGGCTGAAAAATTAAATGGAATGTTCATACAAGATTCAATACATAGTTCAGAACTAACAATTGAAAAATACAATCAAAGATCATTAATAATTAAATTTAAAGAAGGAATTTCCCGTCTGCTTTCTCCTATTTTATAG
- a CDS encoding GNAT family N-acetyltransferase, with product MIETNRLILREFNEKDLDKLYILMRNNGFIYNFPDKSYLLRYIQNLKKKGNHFRPDDTRFVLGIFLKDKPKLVGWSAVLPSRRLTSEQRERKVVIANDHRKKGYATESGKAILEYMFNKTNHDEIIIRVSRSSFYYKPIAKSIIKKGYEPITSKNSNKRSKYAYFMLTKENFMNNREKF from the coding sequence ATGATTGAGACTAACAGACTGATTTTGAGGGAATTTAACGAAAAAGATTTAGATAAATTATATATACTAATGCGTAATAATGGTTTCATTTATAATTTTCCAGACAAGTCATATTTACTAAGATATATTCAAAATTTAAAAAAGAAAGGAAATCATTTTAGACCCGATGATACGAGGTTTGTTCTTGGTATTTTCCTCAAAGATAAACCAAAACTTGTTGGATGGAGTGCTGTTTTACCAAGTAGAAGATTGACATCGGAACAAAGAGAAAGAAAAGTTGTCATTGCTAATGACCATAGAAAGAAAGGTTATGCCACTGAATCTGGCAAAGCAATTTTAGAATATATGTTTAATAAGACAAATCATGATGAGATTATAATTAGAGTTTCTCGCTCGAGTTTTTATTATAAGCCAATAGCTAAAAGTATTATTAAGAAAGGATATGAACCCATAACATCAAAAAATTCAAACAAAAGAAGTAAATATGCGTACTTTATGCTGACAAAAGAAAACTTTATGAACAATAGAGAAAAATTCTAG
- a CDS encoding DUF309 domain-containing protein produces the protein MTQRTQYPDEYIDYLIYFHAERDYFECHEILEEYWKEKERPELDKAWVGLIQVAVSLYHQRRNNISGAVKMMRSAISNLNKNDLHILGINAENFMNQLEERLEELSSTELTRYSDLNIPLKDDQLIERCKQICKAKNLSWLNSSDLLNKELIHKHTLRDRTEVIKTREKAKMQKLKDD, from the coding sequence ATGACACAACGAACACAATATCCTGACGAATATATTGACTATTTAATATACTTTCATGCTGAACGTGACTATTTTGAATGTCATGAGATATTAGAAGAATATTGGAAGGAAAAAGAAAGGCCTGAATTAGATAAGGCATGGGTTGGCTTGATTCAAGTCGCTGTTTCTTTGTATCATCAACGTAGAAATAATATCAGCGGTGCAGTTAAAATGATGAGGAGTGCAATTAGTAATTTAAACAAAAACGATTTGCACATTTTAGGCATTAATGCTGAGAATTTTATGAACCAGTTGGAGGAAAGGTTAGAGGAATTATCATCAACAGAGTTAACCCGTTATTCAGATTTAAATATTCCATTGAAGGATGACCAATTAATAGAAAGATGCAAACAAATTTGTAAAGCAAAGAATTTATCTTGGCTAAACTCCAGTGATCTTTTGAATAAGGAACTTATTCATAAACATACTTTAAGAGATCGTACAGAAGTGATCAAAACGAGAGAAAAGGCTAAAATGCAAAAACTTAAAGATGATTAA
- a CDS encoding sporulation protein, whose protein sequence is MSFMKKMLSSIGIGGAKVDTILNNDEFVPGEMIEGVVHIEGGKVEQKIEEIYLSIVSTYTEVKEFELGDEEKEMEMTKQVVLSKVKISEVFTIGKNEKKQFPIQIQLPYDTPLTLGKTKVWIQTGLDIDNAIDPSDRDYIRVTPNHLIDGLFKSLEDIGLRMYDVECEATKTLRNRLPFIQEFEFKTKSGPFHGRLDELEVVLFVEENQVTAILEIDRKAKGFKGLLSEMLEKDESVIRFTYTEEDIPNLQNSLYELIDQHS, encoded by the coding sequence ATGTCATTTATGAAGAAAATGTTATCTAGTATTGGTATTGGAGGAGCAAAAGTAGACACTATATTAAACAATGATGAATTTGTTCCAGGCGAGATGATTGAAGGTGTTGTTCATATTGAGGGTGGAAAGGTAGAGCAAAAAATTGAAGAAATCTATCTATCCATTGTTTCAACATATACTGAAGTAAAAGAGTTTGAATTGGGTGATGAAGAAAAAGAAATGGAAATGACAAAACAAGTAGTATTAAGTAAAGTTAAAATCAGTGAAGTTTTTACAATAGGCAAAAATGAAAAGAAACAATTTCCTATTCAGATTCAACTGCCATATGACACCCCATTAACACTAGGAAAAACTAAGGTGTGGATACAAACTGGACTAGATATTGACAACGCGATTGATCCAAGTGATAGAGACTATATAAGAGTCACACCTAATCATTTAATAGATGGCTTATTTAAATCCCTTGAAGATATAGGGCTTAGAATGTATGATGTTGAATGTGAAGCTACTAAAACTTTAAGAAATAGACTTCCATTCATACAAGAGTTTGAGTTCAAAACAAAATCAGGTCCATTTCATGGAAGATTAGATGAACTCGAAGTTGTATTATTTGTTGAAGAAAATCAAGTAACAGCTATTTTAGAAATTGATAGAAAAGCTAAAGGTTTTAAAGGTTTATTATCTGAAATGTTAGAAAAAGACGAAAGTGTTATTCGATTCACTTATACTGAAGAAGATATCCCTAATTTACAAAATAGTTTATACGAACTTATTGATCAACATAGTTAA